The Kiritimatiellia bacterium genome window below encodes:
- a CDS encoding succinate dehydrogenase/fumarate reductase iron-sulfur subunit → MKFNVKVWRQAGPNAKGEFKTYSVDGILPEMSLLEMLDALNETLAKRGEDPIAFDSDCREGICGTCGLVVNGMAHGPRLKCTTCELRMRHFEDGATITIEPFRAKPFPIIKDLVVDRSAFDRIMAAGGYISVNTGSAPDANSVLVPKDVAEKAMDSAACIGCGACVAACPNASASLFVSAKITQFALLPQGQPERERRVLRMVDQMDREGFGNCSNHAECEAACPKGISIENIARMRREYMRAQLVYEERAEVAGAGG, encoded by the coding sequence ATGAAATTCAACGTCAAGGTTTGGAGACAAGCGGGCCCGAACGCGAAGGGCGAATTCAAAACATATTCCGTGGACGGTATCCTGCCGGAAATGTCCCTATTGGAGATGCTCGACGCGCTGAATGAAACGCTCGCCAAACGGGGAGAAGATCCGATCGCGTTCGACAGCGACTGCCGAGAGGGCATCTGCGGCACCTGCGGCCTGGTCGTCAACGGCATGGCGCACGGGCCGCGGCTGAAGTGCACCACCTGTGAATTGCGTATGCGCCATTTTGAAGACGGCGCCACGATCACGATTGAACCGTTTCGGGCCAAGCCGTTTCCGATCATCAAGGACCTTGTCGTCGACCGCTCCGCCTTCGACCGCATCATGGCGGCCGGCGGATATATTTCCGTCAACACTGGCTCTGCGCCGGATGCCAATTCGGTCCTCGTTCCGAAAGACGTTGCCGAAAAGGCCATGGACTCCGCAGCCTGCATCGGCTGCGGCGCATGCGTCGCCGCGTGTCCGAACGCGTCCGCCTCGCTGTTCGTCAGCGCCAAAATCACCCAGTTTGCGCTGCTTCCGCAGGGGCAACCGGAGCGCGAGCGGCGTGTCCTGCGAATGGTGGATCAGATGGACCGGGAGGGCTTCGGCAACTGCTCGAACCACGCCGAGTGTGAGGCGGCCTGCCCAAAGGGGATCTCGATTGAAAACATCGCACGGATGCGGCGCGAGTACATGCGGGCCCAGCTCGTTTACGAAGAGCGAGCCGAAGTCGCTGGCGCCGGCGGATAG
- a CDS encoding cation:proton antiporter has protein sequence MVWNALHSGGGRVFGASFLQDLAVVMLVAGVVTLLFRWLRQPVVLGYLLAGFLIGPYTPPFPLVRDESAIRTLADIGVVFLMFSLGLEFNLRKLRAVGPAAFVTASIEIMLMIAVGYALGSVFGWTPMESVFLGVMLALTSTTIVVKSLRDSGELKSKHGELISGVSLFDDIFVIFAMILLPGFAASGHLPAGQATVALLRLVIFLVAATVAGLILVPRALRLVGRLGNDETLLVTVLGLCLGASLLTVRMGYSPALGAFMAGAMVAESRELGRVLRLTEPLRDMFSAVFFVAIGMMINPAFVRDNIGIVLALTAIYLIAKIAACSLGALMAGYDGRTAVRVGTGMAQIGEFAFILATLGMSLNAIGPHVYPVIVAVASLNALIRPYLTASSDRLADWLASRIPGPVRTMVRLYSGWVGRLQSENTRATAFRMIRGLLWQIALNVALIAACFIVAAVAVRWFDAPFGWLPPWTGGAKTVAWLVAALAALPLYVATVRKMQAMGMMLSELALAGFAGSRSPALRSFLSNALWVVQVLGLGVMTVLVSLALLPPLYVSLVLLAAVLALAVLRGPALNAWYTRAKGVLVETWSQPPPEPDEPAPLPAALREAKMEAVVLSARHAAVGRLIRELQLRSLTGASIVAVERAGKTMVNPDPDLELFKDDSVLLLGSSVQIKRARDLLERGDLP, from the coding sequence ATGGTATGGAATGCGCTGCATTCAGGCGGAGGGCGCGTGTTCGGAGCCTCGTTTTTACAAGATCTTGCCGTGGTGATGCTCGTAGCGGGCGTCGTCACGCTGCTGTTTCGCTGGCTGCGGCAGCCCGTCGTGCTCGGGTATCTGCTGGCGGGTTTTCTCATCGGGCCGTATACCCCGCCCTTTCCCCTCGTCCGCGATGAGTCGGCGATCCGGACGCTGGCGGATATCGGCGTCGTCTTTTTGATGTTCTCGCTCGGACTCGAATTCAATCTGCGGAAGCTGCGCGCCGTGGGCCCCGCCGCTTTTGTGACGGCCAGCATCGAAATTATGCTGATGATCGCCGTCGGCTATGCCCTCGGTTCGGTGTTCGGCTGGACGCCGATGGAAAGCGTGTTCCTTGGCGTGATGCTGGCGCTCACCTCCACGACAATCGTCGTGAAAAGTCTTCGAGACTCAGGCGAGCTGAAAAGCAAACACGGCGAATTGATTTCCGGAGTCAGCCTTTTCGACGACATCTTTGTGATCTTCGCGATGATCCTGCTGCCCGGGTTCGCGGCGTCGGGTCATTTGCCTGCGGGACAGGCCACGGTGGCGCTGCTACGGCTGGTGATTTTCCTCGTGGCGGCCACTGTCGCCGGATTGATCCTCGTTCCCCGCGCCCTCCGCCTCGTCGGCCGGCTCGGCAACGATGAAACGCTGTTGGTGACGGTGTTGGGCCTCTGCCTGGGCGCCTCGCTGCTGACTGTGCGGATGGGATACAGCCCGGCCCTCGGCGCCTTCATGGCCGGCGCGATGGTTGCGGAATCCCGTGAGCTCGGGCGGGTCCTCCGACTGACCGAGCCGCTACGAGACATGTTCTCCGCCGTGTTCTTCGTCGCGATCGGCATGATGATCAACCCGGCCTTTGTCCGGGACAACATCGGAATCGTCCTGGCGCTGACGGCGATCTACCTCATCGCGAAAATTGCGGCGTGTTCGTTGGGCGCCCTGATGGCCGGCTACGACGGCCGCACCGCGGTCCGCGTGGGGACCGGTATGGCGCAAATCGGCGAATTCGCATTCATCTTGGCCACGCTGGGCATGTCGCTGAATGCAATCGGGCCGCATGTCTATCCAGTCATTGTCGCGGTGGCGTCGCTCAATGCCCTGATTCGACCGTACCTAACGGCCTCCTCCGATCGGCTCGCGGACTGGCTGGCGTCGAGGATCCCCGGACCGGTCCGGACGATGGTCCGCCTGTATAGCGGATGGGTCGGCCGCCTGCAGAGCGAGAACACTCGTGCGACCGCGTTTCGCATGATCCGAGGGCTGTTGTGGCAGATTGCCCTCAACGTGGCGTTGATCGCCGCCTGTTTCATCGTGGCAGCGGTTGCGGTGCGATGGTTCGATGCGCCGTTTGGTTGGTTGCCGCCGTGGACGGGCGGCGCAAAAACCGTCGCGTGGCTAGTGGCGGCGCTTGCAGCGCTGCCGTTGTACGTGGCGACCGTTCGCAAGATGCAGGCGATGGGAATGATGTTGAGCGAGCTGGCGCTGGCGGGATTTGCCGGTTCGCGTTCGCCCGCGTTGCGATCGTTCCTGTCCAATGCGCTCTGGGTGGTTCAAGTGCTGGGGCTTGGCGTCATGACCGTCCTGGTGAGCCTCGCGTTGCTGCCGCCTCTGTATGTGTCCCTCGTCTTGTTGGCGGCCGTCCTGGCCCTTGCAGTCCTGCGCGGTCCGGCCCTAAACGCATGGTATACCCGCGCGAAGGGCGTGCTGGTGGAAACATGGTCCCAGCCGCCGCCGGAGCCGGATGAACCGGCCCCTCTGCCCGCGGCATTGCGTGAGGCGAAAATGGAAGCGGTTGTGCTCTCGGCCCGCCATGCCGCGGTCGGCCGCCTCATCCGGGAACTGCAGCTCCGGTCCCTGACGGGGGCAAGCATCGTGGCGGTCGAGAGGGCTGGCAAAACGATGGTAAATCCAGATCCGGACCTTGAACTGTTCAAAGACGACAGCGTTCTGCTGCTGGGAAGCTCCGTCCAAATCAAGCGGGCTCGAGATCTGCTCGAGCGCGGCGACTTGCCCTGA
- a CDS encoding NAD(P)H-dependent oxidoreductase produces the protein MPTPIQLVAFSGSIRADSLNHKLALRMAEGAREAGASVNVIRLRDYPLPLYDADIQAASGLPPEARRLKAIFRESHGFIIASPEYNGSFSGVLKNMIDWVSRADAPGEPSNAVFAGKLAVIGSASPGAFGGVRGLISLRMLLAGLGLTVLPDQVIVPNAGYAFAPDGRLAEEALDVRARSLGASLARAVARWSP, from the coding sequence ATGCCGACCCCAATTCAACTTGTTGCGTTCAGCGGATCAATCCGCGCTGACTCGTTGAACCATAAACTGGCGCTCAGAATGGCGGAGGGCGCCCGGGAGGCGGGCGCATCGGTCAATGTGATCCGTCTGCGCGATTATCCGCTTCCGCTCTACGACGCAGACATTCAGGCTGCATCCGGTCTGCCGCCGGAGGCTCGCCGATTGAAAGCGATCTTTCGAGAGAGCCACGGGTTCATCATCGCGTCGCCGGAATACAACGGCAGCTTTTCCGGCGTGTTGAAAAACATGATCGACTGGGTCTCGCGCGCCGATGCACCCGGCGAGCCGTCGAACGCCGTGTTTGCCGGGAAGCTAGCCGTGATCGGATCCGCATCTCCCGGAGCTTTCGGAGGCGTACGCGGGTTGATTTCATTGCGCATGTTGCTTGCGGGTCTTGGCCTGACGGTCTTGCCGGACCAGGTTATCGTGCCAAACGCAGGATACGCCTTTGCTCCAGATGGCCGACTAGCGGAAGAAGCGCTTGACGTTCGCGCCCGATCGCTAGGCGCCTCGCTGGCGCGAGCGGTCGCCCGGTGGAGCCCCTGA
- the tyrS gene encoding tyrosine--tRNA ligase, with product MKCSADMKDLDHLASRCVDLISRDEFASRLREARPLRIKYGADPSAPDLHLGHVVGLNKLREFQEAGHTVVFIIGDFTAMIGDPSGRSQTRKPLTREQVLANAETYQRQVFRILDPARTEIRFNSEWLAPMRFEDVVRLAARVTVAQMLARDDFARRHAENAPISLVEFIYPLIQAYDSVVVRADLELGGTDQLFNLLLGRELQKEFGQPPQVVMTLPLLEGLDGVQKMSKSLGNYIGVTDPPKEMFGKVMSISDELMWRYYELVLCATPDELAAARALHPREAKDRLAQAIVARFYGPEAAAEASAEFARVFSQSELPNEVPEFRIAERELGIAQLLVRCGLASSNSEARRLVEQGAVRIDDQRISDPRMVVTIRPGMVIRSGKRGFAKIA from the coding sequence GTGAAATGTTCTGCCGATATGAAGGACCTCGACCACCTCGCTTCCCGATGTGTCGACCTGATATCCCGGGATGAATTCGCATCCCGGCTGCGCGAAGCTCGGCCCCTCCGAATCAAATACGGCGCGGACCCTTCGGCGCCGGACCTCCATCTGGGCCACGTGGTCGGGCTCAACAAGCTTCGCGAATTTCAGGAGGCGGGACACACCGTGGTGTTCATCATCGGGGATTTCACGGCAATGATCGGCGACCCTTCGGGCCGCTCTCAAACGCGAAAGCCACTGACTCGCGAACAGGTGCTCGCGAACGCCGAGACGTACCAGCGGCAGGTGTTCAGAATCCTCGACCCGGCGCGCACGGAAATTCGCTTCAATTCCGAATGGCTTGCCCCGATGAGGTTTGAAGACGTGGTCCGGCTCGCTGCCCGGGTGACGGTGGCCCAGATGCTTGCGCGGGACGATTTTGCCCGCCGCCATGCCGAAAACGCGCCGATTTCGCTTGTCGAATTCATCTACCCCCTCATCCAGGCCTATGACTCGGTTGTGGTACGCGCCGACCTCGAACTCGGCGGCACGGACCAACTGTTCAACCTGCTTCTGGGTCGCGAACTTCAGAAGGAGTTCGGTCAGCCCCCCCAGGTGGTGATGACGCTGCCCCTGCTCGAAGGGTTGGATGGTGTACAAAAAATGAGCAAGAGCCTGGGCAACTACATCGGCGTCACGGACCCGCCGAAAGAGATGTTCGGCAAGGTCATGTCGATCAGCGACGAGCTGATGTGGCGCTATTATGAGCTGGTCCTCTGCGCAACGCCCGACGAGCTGGCAGCAGCTCGGGCCCTGCATCCGAGAGAGGCCAAAGACCGCCTCGCCCAAGCGATCGTCGCGAGATTTTATGGTCCCGAGGCCGCTGCCGAAGCTTCAGCCGAATTCGCGCGCGTGTTCTCACAAAGCGAATTGCCGAATGAAGTCCCAGAATTTCGAATCGCGGAGCGCGAACTGGGCATTGCGCAACTGTTGGTGCGCTGCGGGCTGGCCTCGAGTAACAGCGAGGCGCGCCGTCTCGTGGAGCAGGGCGCGGTCCGCATCGACGACCAACGCATCTCCGACCCCCGCATGGTTGTTACCATTCGCCCGGGCATGGTCATCCGATCGGGAAAACGCGGCTTTGCGAAAATCGCATAG
- a CDS encoding isoprenylcysteine carboxylmethyltransferase family protein, with translation MRGNRSEISPQSVSRTAPLSACFVVVAQGVLAAAIFATCHWPPGPLAWVFAVCGALLGGWALAEMRQSVIRVLPDVHPNARLITSGPYRWIRHPMYAALLLLCAGAWLTDPSWLRLAMIISLGFVLLAKIRIEERSLEARFPAYRDYARCTKRMIPGIW, from the coding sequence ATGCGAGGGAACCGATCTGAAATCAGCCCACAATCGGTATCCAGAACCGCCCCGCTCTCCGCATGCTTCGTGGTGGTGGCGCAAGGGGTCCTCGCCGCGGCGATATTCGCAACGTGCCATTGGCCGCCAGGTCCGCTGGCTTGGGTGTTCGCAGTTTGTGGCGCGCTGCTGGGCGGATGGGCCCTTGCCGAAATGCGGCAATCGGTCATTCGCGTGCTTCCGGATGTGCATCCGAACGCGAGGCTGATTACGTCAGGTCCCTATCGCTGGATTCGCCATCCGATGTATGCGGCTCTCCTTCTGCTCTGCGCCGGCGCATGGCTCACCGATCCCTCATGGCTTCGACTCGCTATGATTATCTCTCTGGGGTTCGTTCTTCTGGCGAAGATACGCATCGAAGAACGCTCCCTCGAAGCCCGATTCCCGGCATACCGGGACTACGCCCGCTGCACGAAGCGTATGATTCCGGGCATCTGGTGA
- a CDS encoding CHASE domain-containing protein has protein sequence MVSPMGSSSRSAPSRTLWALVALTTLAGLGLTFWASRESTEREQARLEAEFQLEVRTLVRALEREIGLFVSVLASLGELHTLSEAVSDEAFAEFVGKGLLHQKSVLGAFGFAQRIPRELRAAAEYRGEDSAPLPFTEWTPNGIRPAGDRSEYFPLTYQAPELGLGLPLGFDMASLPGQSAALERIRSGGGSALGALAPSFQPGQPAGFFVLAPIRAEGELRGFTVAALWPQAVLERALQQAGIRQMQITFFDPQFGVPPRSPEARWIAELPVAVADQEWMLRCEVGEDYRTLRGAGSATLIAAAGTVITVLLAAALGILAERARAIERTVSERTRELLEANRLLAAEMDERARLQEALQTATLREQQRIGQDLHDSLGQKLTGAVFLARAVGAAGEAERAELLEKLIDLLKESIAQVRRMARGLAPLEVGEEGLAPALRRLAEETCEVFNIACSFDDRGAPPGLSREAAIHLYHIAQEAVSNAVKHGGATDVRIDLTEQALRIEDNGRGFDPAAQSDGAGLRIMRHRAARAGGRFEIRSEPGRTIVRVEFRAPPGH, from the coding sequence ATGGTGTCGCCCATGGGTTCCTCGTCCAGATCCGCCCCTTCGCGCACCCTCTGGGCGCTCGTCGCACTGACGACCCTCGCCGGGCTCGGGCTGACTTTTTGGGCGTCGCGCGAGAGCACCGAGCGCGAGCAGGCCCGACTGGAGGCGGAATTCCAGCTCGAGGTCCGGACCCTTGTTCGTGCCCTGGAGCGCGAGATCGGTTTGTTTGTCAGCGTGCTCGCCTCGCTCGGCGAACTACATACCCTGTCCGAGGCCGTCAGCGACGAGGCCTTTGCGGAATTCGTCGGGAAAGGACTCCTCCACCAAAAATCCGTATTGGGCGCGTTCGGCTTCGCGCAACGCATCCCCCGCGAGTTGCGCGCGGCTGCGGAATATCGCGGCGAGGACTCCGCACCGCTGCCATTCACTGAATGGACGCCGAACGGCATCCGGCCCGCGGGCGACCGTTCTGAGTATTTTCCGCTTACCTACCAGGCGCCGGAACTTGGGCTGGGTCTCCCCTTGGGTTTCGACATGGCGTCGCTGCCCGGACAGTCCGCCGCCTTGGAGCGAATCCGTTCCGGCGGGGGCTCGGCGCTTGGGGCGCTTGCCCCCTCGTTCCAGCCCGGCCAGCCGGCCGGATTTTTCGTGCTGGCGCCCATTCGTGCGGAGGGCGAGCTTCGCGGCTTTACGGTGGCCGCTCTGTGGCCCCAGGCGGTTCTCGAGCGGGCCCTTCAGCAGGCGGGCATCCGCCAGATGCAGATCACCTTTTTCGACCCCCAGTTTGGTGTCCCGCCGCGCTCGCCCGAGGCGCGATGGATTGCAGAATTGCCGGTGGCCGTGGCCGACCAGGAGTGGATGCTTCGCTGCGAGGTCGGCGAAGACTACCGCACCCTCCGGGGCGCCGGCTCCGCAACGCTCATCGCCGCGGCCGGGACGGTCATTACGGTTCTTCTCGCCGCTGCGCTGGGCATCCTGGCGGAGCGCGCGCGCGCCATCGAGCGGACCGTCTCCGAACGCACGCGGGAATTGCTCGAGGCCAACCGGCTCCTGGCCGCCGAGATGGACGAGCGCGCGCGGCTGCAGGAAGCCCTGCAGACGGCGACTCTCCGTGAGCAACAGCGGATCGGGCAGGACCTCCACGACTCGCTCGGCCAAAAATTGACGGGCGCCGTATTTCTCGCGCGGGCGGTGGGCGCTGCAGGCGAGGCCGAGCGCGCCGAGTTGCTTGAGAAGCTCATTGATCTGCTGAAGGAGTCCATCGCCCAGGTGCGCCGGATGGCACGCGGCCTGGCCCCGCTCGAAGTCGGCGAGGAGGGCCTTGCGCCGGCCCTGCGGCGGCTTGCCGAGGAGACGTGCGAGGTCTTCAATATTGCATGTTCTTTTGACGATCGCGGCGCACCGCCGGGCCTGAGCCGCGAGGCGGCGATCCACCTCTATCACATTGCCCAGGAAGCCGTGAGCAATGCGGTCAAGCACGGCGGCGCAACGGATGTACGGATCGATCTGACGGAACAAGCGCTTCGCATCGAGGACAATGGCCGCGGATTCGACCCGGCCGCGCAATCGGACGGAGCAGGGTTGCGGATCATGCGGCATCGCGCCGCCCGGGCCGGCGGCCGCTTCGAGATCCGCTCCGAGCCGGGCAGGACCATCGTCCGTGTAGAGTTCCGCGCACCGCCTGGCCATTGA
- a CDS encoding fumarate reductase/succinate dehydrogenase flavoprotein subunit codes for MIHVAEETILNAKVPDGPIEHKWTAHKSSIKLVSPANKRKYTIIVVGTGLAGGSAAASLAELGYNVLSFCIQDTPRRAHSVAAQGGINAAKNYQNDGDSVWRLFYDTIKGGDFRAREANVYRLAELSTNIIDQCAAQGVPFAREYGGTLANRSFGGAQVSRTFYARGQTGQQLLLGCYSALMRQVDAGRVKLFPRREMLDLVVIDGRARGIICRNLVTGAIEPYAADAVLLATGGYSTVFFLSTNAVNSNATAVWRCHKRGAFFANPCFTQIHPTCIPLSGESQSKLTLMSESLRNDGRVWVPKNKGDKRPPSQIPEEERDYFLERMYPAFGNLVPRDIASRAAKRMCDAGYGVGNTGYAVYLDFSDAIRRLGRDVVRERYGNLFDMYHEITGESPYETPMRIYPAPHYTMGGLWVDYNLMSTIPGLHVLGEANFSDHGANRLGASALMQGLADGYFIIPYTLGHYLADSGVLKDKVTVEHPAFKEAAKAVAEQTRRFASARGKKTVREYHWELGRIMWDQVGMSRNAKGLEGAIRDIRALREDFWKNVYVGGSEAEFNKNLEFAGRVADYLELGELMAIDALHRNESCGGHFREEYQTPDGEALRDDKNFCYVAAWQWTGNPSEPVLHKEPLEFDYVHLAQRSYK; via the coding sequence ATGATTCACGTTGCTGAAGAAACGATATTGAATGCGAAGGTTCCCGACGGACCGATTGAGCACAAGTGGACCGCGCACAAGTCCAGCATCAAGCTCGTCAGCCCGGCGAACAAACGCAAGTACACGATCATCGTTGTCGGGACCGGCCTTGCTGGCGGATCGGCAGCCGCCTCGCTCGCTGAGCTTGGATACAACGTTCTTTCGTTCTGCATTCAGGACACGCCGCGCCGCGCGCACAGCGTTGCCGCGCAGGGGGGGATTAATGCCGCCAAGAATTATCAGAATGACGGCGACAGCGTCTGGCGGCTGTTTTATGACACGATCAAGGGGGGCGATTTCCGCGCGCGCGAGGCGAATGTGTATCGGCTCGCGGAGCTGTCGACGAACATCATTGATCAATGCGCCGCGCAGGGCGTGCCTTTCGCTCGCGAATATGGCGGGACCCTCGCGAACCGATCCTTTGGCGGCGCCCAGGTGTCTCGCACGTTTTACGCGCGCGGCCAGACCGGCCAGCAACTTCTCCTGGGCTGCTACAGCGCCTTGATGCGGCAGGTGGATGCCGGCCGGGTGAAGCTCTTTCCCCGCCGCGAGATGCTCGACCTGGTCGTCATCGACGGCCGTGCGCGCGGGATCATCTGCCGCAATTTGGTGACTGGCGCAATCGAACCTTATGCGGCCGATGCGGTGCTGCTGGCGACAGGCGGTTATTCGACGGTCTTCTTCCTGTCGACCAATGCAGTGAACTCCAACGCGACCGCGGTCTGGCGCTGCCACAAGCGCGGGGCGTTTTTTGCCAACCCCTGCTTCACGCAGATTCATCCCACGTGCATCCCGCTTTCGGGTGAATCGCAGTCGAAACTGACGCTGATGAGCGAGTCCCTGCGAAATGACGGGCGCGTCTGGGTGCCCAAGAACAAGGGCGACAAGCGCCCGCCGAGCCAGATTCCGGAGGAGGAGCGCGACTACTTCCTTGAGCGCATGTATCCGGCCTTCGGCAATCTTGTGCCGCGCGATATTGCGTCCCGCGCCGCCAAACGCATGTGCGACGCGGGCTACGGCGTTGGGAATACGGGATATGCTGTCTACCTGGACTTCAGCGACGCGATCCGCCGACTCGGCCGCGACGTCGTTCGGGAGCGCTACGGAAATTTGTTCGACATGTATCATGAAATCACCGGCGAGTCGCCCTACGAAACCCCGATGCGCATCTATCCCGCCCCCCACTACACCATGGGCGGACTCTGGGTGGATTACAACCTGATGAGCACGATCCCCGGGCTTCACGTGCTGGGTGAGGCGAATTTCTCCGATCATGGCGCGAACCGGCTCGGCGCCAGTGCGCTGATGCAGGGGCTCGCCGATGGGTACTTCATCATTCCTTATACCCTCGGCCACTACCTTGCGGACAGCGGCGTGCTGAAGGACAAAGTCACGGTGGAGCACCCCGCGTTCAAGGAGGCGGCGAAAGCCGTGGCCGAGCAGACGCGGAGGTTCGCCAGCGCGCGAGGCAAAAAGACTGTTCGGGAGTACCACTGGGAACTGGGCCGAATCATGTGGGACCAGGTTGGGATGTCGCGCAACGCGAAGGGGCTGGAGGGCGCGATCCGCGACATCCGCGCGCTGCGCGAGGATTTTTGGAAAAATGTTTACGTCGGTGGTTCCGAAGCCGAATTCAACAAAAACCTGGAATTTGCCGGTCGGGTCGCCGACTATCTCGAACTGGGCGAGCTAATGGCCATCGACGCCCTCCATCGCAACGAGTCGTGCGGCGGGCATTTTCGGGAGGAATATCAGACGCCGGACGGCGAGGCGCTCCGCGACGACAAAAACTTTTGCTATGTGGCGGCATGGCAATGGACGGGCAATCCGTCCGAGCCGGTGTTGCACAAGGAGCCGCTGGAGTTTGATTACGTGCACCTGGCGCAGAGAAGTTACAAATAG
- the rpsA gene encoding 30S ribosomal protein S1 → MAAKYEETLRNFSEGAIVTGRVVDVRPDEVIVDIGYKSEGTLPITEFRSPDELKPGDAIEVLLEKLEDEEGKVVLSKRKAENQRNWDRVLTNYMEGSTIRGVVKSRIKGGYMVDVGVDAFLPGSQLDLTPVKNPDDLIGRDFEFKITKINRDRRNIVVSRRELLEERRREAKKTLLDEIQIGQVRRGVVKNITEFGAFIDLNGLDGLLHITDLSWGRVNHPSEVVQVGQELDVMVLDVDREKERISLGLKQITRNPWEDIEAKYPVGTRVRGKVVNLVPYGAFVELEEGVEGMVHVSEISWTKRVTKASDVLSVGQEVEAVVLNVNRDEQKISLGIRQTEENPWTRAHERYPIGSRVKGVVRNFTSYGAFVELEPGIDGMIHVTDMSWTRKINHPSEILKKGDEVEAVVLEVDAANQRIGLGLKQAQPDPWTGISQRYKVGQRVRGKVSKLASFGAFVEIEEGIDGLVHISQISEERVQRVKDALQPGQEVEARVIKIDPVERRIGLSIKAAKLPDEQFVVDDSMLEGLRPGEDLVDLAGAFDEAFGAAAQTEEWHPGQKKKEN, encoded by the coding sequence ATGGCTGCGAAATACGAGGAAACCCTCCGGAATTTCAGCGAGGGCGCCATCGTGACCGGGCGCGTCGTGGACGTGCGACCGGACGAGGTCATTGTTGACATCGGCTACAAATCCGAAGGGACGCTTCCGATTACCGAGTTCCGGTCGCCCGACGAACTCAAACCCGGGGACGCGATTGAAGTTTTGCTCGAAAAACTTGAAGACGAGGAGGGCAAGGTTGTCCTCAGCAAACGGAAGGCCGAGAACCAGCGCAACTGGGATCGGGTGCTCACCAACTACATGGAAGGTTCGACCATCCGGGGCGTGGTCAAAAGCCGCATCAAGGGCGGATACATGGTCGATGTCGGCGTGGACGCCTTCCTGCCCGGGTCGCAACTAGATCTGACGCCGGTCAAGAATCCGGATGATCTCATCGGCCGGGACTTTGAATTCAAAATCACGAAAATCAACCGCGATCGCCGCAACATCGTGGTTTCGCGCCGCGAATTGCTCGAGGAACGTCGCCGGGAGGCGAAGAAGACGCTGCTGGACGAAATTCAGATCGGCCAGGTCCGCCGCGGCGTCGTCAAGAACATTACCGAATTTGGGGCGTTCATCGACCTGAACGGCCTCGACGGTCTGTTGCACATTACCGACCTGAGCTGGGGTCGCGTCAATCACCCGTCGGAAGTGGTCCAGGTGGGCCAGGAACTCGATGTGATGGTCCTGGATGTCGACCGCGAGAAAGAGCGGATTTCGCTCGGACTCAAGCAGATTACTCGCAACCCTTGGGAAGACATCGAGGCGAAATATCCCGTCGGCACCCGCGTCCGCGGCAAGGTGGTCAATTTGGTGCCCTACGGCGCATTTGTCGAGCTGGAGGAGGGCGTCGAGGGCATGGTGCACGTTTCCGAAATTTCGTGGACCAAACGCGTCACCAAAGCCTCGGACGTCCTCTCGGTGGGTCAGGAAGTGGAGGCCGTCGTCCTCAATGTGAATCGCGACGAACAGAAGATTTCGCTCGGCATCCGCCAGACGGAGGAAAATCCGTGGACACGGGCGCACGAGCGTTATCCAATCGGTTCCCGTGTCAAAGGCGTGGTTCGGAACTTCACGTCATATGGCGCCTTCGTGGAGCTCGAGCCCGGAATAGACGGGATGATCCACGTGACCGACATGTCGTGGACACGCAAGATCAATCACCCGTCGGAAATCCTCAAAAAGGGCGATGAGGTGGAGGCGGTGGTGCTGGAGGTCGACGCCGCGAACCAGCGGATCGGACTGGGTCTCAAGCAGGCGCAACCGGATCCGTGGACGGGGATCTCGCAGCGCTACAAGGTCGGCCAGCGCGTCCGCGGCAAGGTTTCTAAACTCGCCTCGTTCGGTGCCTTCGTCGAGATCGAAGAGGGCATCGATGGCCTCGTTCACATCAGCCAGATCAGCGAGGAGCGTGTACAGCGGGTGAAAGATGCGCTTCAACCCGGCCAGGAAGTGGAGGCCCGCGTCATCAAAATCGACCCGGTGGAACGTCGTATCGGCCTCAGCATCAAGGCAGCCAAACTGCCCGATGAGCAGTTTGTGGTCGACGATTCAATGCTAGAGGGGCTCCGGCCCGGTGAGGATCTTGTCGACCTTGCAGGCGCATTCGACGAGGCCTTTGGCGCAGCCGCGCAGACAGAAGAGTGGCATCCGGGCCAAAAGAAAAAGGAGAATTGA